A single genomic interval of Alligator mississippiensis isolate rAllMis1 chromosome 15, rAllMis1, whole genome shotgun sequence harbors:
- the LOC132245709 gene encoding uncharacterized protein LOC132245709: MTDEYVQMTVPELKELAKERGLHVKKGLKKEELVKPLCTSESGQASASCSTTESDPETHSRSSSPEAAERSPSERERQRLHELELKRMELKRLELEAQCKKEQQQLEVKRMEMELEAKKLELEQKKLDAQLHLQSNGGNASPPQASGEHPKLDVSAFARYRDGDDPAVFLSNFKRQAQRCKVPEEKIMMYLSALVEGDMAVVLNSLPSDAADDYNAFKAAVSKTFKLGLDYFRKKFWNMRPQPRKALTGYAALLEETCS, from the coding sequence ATGACGGACGAGTATGTCCAGATGACTGTGcctgaactgaaagaactggcaaaagagagaggccttcacgtgaagaaagggctaaagaaggaagagctggttaaacccttgtgcaccagcgagtcaggACAAGCATCAGCTTCATGCTCGACAACTGAGTCCGACCCAGAAACACACTCCCGCTCGTCAAGTCCGGAGGCCGCTGAGAGATCACCCTCCGAGAGGGAgcggcagagactccatgagctagagctgaaaaggatggagttaaaaaggctggagctggaggcccagtgCAAGAAGGAACAACAACAGCTAGAagtgaaaaggatggagatggagctGGAGGCAAAAAAGCTGGAGCTCGAGCAGAAAAAGCTCGACGCTCAGCTCCATCTGCAGAGCAACGGGGGAAACGCGAGCCCTCCGCAAGCGTCCGGGGAACaccccaaactggacgtctcagccttcgctcgctaccgagacGGGGacgatcctgcggtgttcctaagcaacttcaaaagacaagcccagcggtgtaaggtgccggaggaaaagatcatgatgtacttgtctgctctggtagaaggtgacatggcggtggtcctgaacagcctgccctcagatgcagctgatgactataatgcctttaaAGCTGCTGTGTCTAAAACATTCAAGTTAGGACTGGACTATTTTCGGAAAAAATTCTGGAATATGCGCCCACAACCCAGGAAGGCATTGACTGGTTATGCGGCCCTGTTGGAGGAGACATGCAGTTAA